One genomic region from Dermacentor variabilis isolate Ectoservices chromosome 6, ASM5094787v1, whole genome shotgun sequence encodes:
- the LOC142584555 gene encoding uncharacterized protein LOC142584555: MSLETGEPPKLYGVNFQPPAPFDFANPPTWATWLNRYEDYAVVSGLTKASEDMQVSSLLYCMGPEARPLLETFSFDAQSLASYQAVATRFTEHFVHPANELYESSRFHRRVQLPDESVDTYYAELRRVVKRCNYPSAAVEERLVRDRFVVGLRDSRLSDQLCRNAKLTLQDAWTQARQSEDADR; this comes from the coding sequence ATGTCCCTCGAGACCGGCGAGCCACCAAAACTGTACGGCGTCAACTTCCAGCCGCCGGCACCGTTCGACTTCGCGAACCCGCCAACGTGGGCGACATGGCTCAACCGCTACGAAGACTACGCAGTGGTTTCAGGACTGACGAAAGCGTCGGAAGACATGCAGGTAAGCTCGCTACTGTACTGCATGGGCCCGGAGGCCCGCCCGCTTCTCGAGACTTTCTCGTTCGACGCCCAGTCGCTCGCTTCATACCAAGCCGTTGCCACCCGCTTCACTGAGCACTTCGTGCACCCGGCAAACGAGCTTTACGAATCGTCACGGTTCCACAGACGCGTTCAGCTGCCCGACGAAAGCGTCGACACGTACTACGCAGAACTGCGCAGGGTGGTCAAGCGCTGTAACTATCCGTCTGCTGCTGTCGAGGAAAGGCTCGTACGCGACCGGTTCGTCGTCGGCCTCCGCGACTCCCGTCTCTCGGACCAGCTGTGCCGGAACGCGAAGTTGACACTACAGGACGCCTGGACACAAGCCCGTCAATCCGAAGACGCCGACAGGTAA